The DNA window CGGGCAGCGGGGCCTTCATGATGTAATCCTGAAAGGCCTTGGTTTCGGGATGTTTGGCCAGATAGGGCTTCATTTTGGTGGGATCGGGCTTGCCGGTCTTCGGGTCGGGCGTGCTGGCGATCTGCAGCTCCTGAAAGCTCTGCGGATCGGCAACCGGGAAGATCGGGGTGTGATCCATCGCCATGCGCCATTCCTGCCCGTCGGGCGCGGTCAGGCTCAGGCCGATGGCGTGGAAGACATTGCGACCGTCGCCCGCCAGCGGATTGCCCCCCGCCAGCGAGAAGCGCCCGATCACGGGATAGGTGCCTGGCTGGAACAGGCTGGCGGAGGACAGGGCCGACCCCGCCCCATTGGCCGTAAAGCTGCCCGCAAGGCACAGGCCCTTGGCATGGGCGCGGCGATAACCGGCATGGGGCCCGCCCGCATTGCTCTCCAGCGCATTGGCGATGTCCCCTCCTGACTGGCGATGCGGACCGATCAGCCCGGCAGCCCAGGCGAAGGCGCCGGCGATGGCCAGCACGATGGCGCCGATCAGCGCCATCGGGAGCAAGGGGGGCAGCAGGGTTTTTTGTGATGTGGCTTGTGTCATATCGGCTCCAATCGGTCCGTCACGCATGCACCTTGGGGATCAACTCGACCCGATGGTCGCGACAGGAACAGCTCGTCATGTATCGGTTCGCTGCGGGGCGGCAGAAAGTTGCGTTGGTGATCCATGCCATGGCCTATGGCGCGGCCATCGCTGGACGGCGGTGCCGAGAGAGGGCGAAAGCCATCAGGACCAGCGCAGCGGCGAGAGCCAGCACCGTACCGGTGGCAAAAGCCGCACCCAGCCCGACATGGTCGACCCATTGCCCGCCGATCAGTGCGCCGGCAGCCACGGCCAGCTGGAAGACGGTCACCATCAGCGCCGATCCGCTTTCGAACCGCTCGGGCGCGGCCTGGTGAATCCATATCTGCACGCAGACCGGCAGGGCACCGAAGGCCGCGCCCCAGCTCACCATGCCCAGCACGACAGCCCAGTCATGGCGGGCGCCAAGCCCGACCAGTGCGATCGAGCCTGCCACGGTAAGAGCGACAGCGATGAAACCGGGCAGAAGCCGCGTTGAAGCCAGCCGCTCGCCCGCCCAGGTACCCAGAACGCCGGCGATGCCGTAGGCGGCCAGCAGGGCGGTGAGGGACGCTCCACCTTTCCAGCCCGCCGTGGCGAGCAGCGGCTCGAAATAGGTGTAGGCCGCGAAATGCGCCGCCGCGATCAGCGCCGAGGCGGCATAGCCGGTCCGGGCGGCGGGCAGCGCCAGCAAGGCCAGAAGATCGGCGAAGGACGCCGAACCTTCACCGCGCAGTTTGGGGAGGAGCACGGCCTGCGCGAGCAGGACCAGAACGCCGAGCCCGGCGGCGGCGGAGAAGGCCTCGCGCCATCCGGCCATCTCGCCCACCATGGTTCCAAGCGGCACGCCCGCGACTGTCCCGACGGAGATCCCTCCCAGGATCAGCGCCACCGCACGGTGCCCCTTGTCCGCTTCGACCAGCCTGCGCCCGACCGCTGCGGAGAAGGCCCAGAATCCTCCCAGCGCGAGACCGAGCATCACACGCCCCAGCAGAACCGTGCCAAGGTCGGTGGCGAACGCCACGGTCAGATCGGCCAGGACGATGAGGCCGGTCAGCACCAGCAGCAACCACCGCCGGTCCAGCCGCCCGACGCTGAGGATCAGCGCCGGAGCAGCCAGCGCCGCGACCATGCCGGGGATGGTGACCATCAACCCGGCGTGCCCGGTCGAGACACTCAGGTCTTTCGCCATGGCCCCTAGCAGGCCGATCGGCAGAAACTCGCTGGTGACCATGACGAAGGTGCCGATGGCGATCGCCATCACCGCCAGCCAGCCACGATTGGGATGTGTGTGGGGGAGGGGAGTCGCCATGGTGAAGCGCCCTTCTGAAGGTTTCAAGGCGAAGTCAGCAGAACCACACCGGCTTTGCCGGGACGCTCGACATGGGCGGCGGCCTGCCGCGCGTCGGCCAGGTCGTAGCGTGCCGCCACGGGAAACAGCGAGGGGTGATCCGCCGCCAGTTGCAGGGCGAGTTCGAGATCCTCGATCCGCTGTGCCTTGGGCAGGGAGGCCCAGCTACCCACGGTGACCCCGAAGATGGTGATGTTGCGGGTAGAGAAGAACAGGGCGGGCACCGCAATGGGCTCACCGCTGAGGTCGCCATAGGAAATCAGCGAGCCGCCCGAGGCCAGCAAGGTCACCATCTGACTGGCCAGATCACCGCCCACCGGGTCCAGCACGGCCTTGATGGGACGGTTTGCAGCCACTGCGGTCAGTCGCTCCTGCCAGCCTTCGCTCTGCGTGGAGATCACCGGCAGGCCGGGGACCAGGGCGGAAAGCTCGGCGGCGCCGCTGTCGCTGCGTACCACGCCGATGGCGTCGATGCCCATGCGTCCGAGCGTCGCGATCACCAGCTTGGCCACGGCGGATCCGGCGGCCGTGAGGACCACGACATCGTTGCCAGGCTGGACCCCGGCGCGGATCACGGCGCGGCGCAACAGGGCGGTGGTCAGCGGATTGACGTGAAGCTGGGCGGCGATCTCATCGCTGATGGTATCGGGGATCGCCGTTACGAAATCGGCGGAGACCAGCGCATGCTCGCTCCACGCCGCGCGGCCGGGGAAAAAGGCGACGCGGGTGCCGGGGGCCAGATCGACGCCTTCACCTGCCTCTTCGATCAGGCCGAAGCCCTCGAAGCCCACCCGGTTGCCGCCCTCAGGCACGGAAAGATCGCCGCCGCTGCGATAGCGCCCGGCGATGCCCAGCAGATCGCCGTAATGCACAGGGCGTTGCGTAACGCGGACCAGCACCTCGCCGGGAGCGGGGCGGGCGGGGTCCTCGACATCGACGGTTTCGAGGACCTCGGCGGGGTCGCCATGACGGCGATAGAGAACGGAGCGCATCGGATGTGCCTTTCAATACAGCGTCACAAGGACGACCTGGGTGTCCTCGATCGCGGTGATGGTGAGCTGGGTTTCATGATGGATGGCGGCGCCATCGCGGGGCATCAGTTCCACGCCATTGACGAGGATCTTGCCCGTGGTGGGAACCAGATAGGCCTGTGGACGGAATGCCAGATCATGCGTGATGATCTCGCCCGCGTGCATCGTCGCGCCCAGGACGTCGGCCTCGGCATTGATGGAGAGCGCATCGGCCCGCGACGTGCCACTGGCGAGCGTGACGAAACGCCCGCTCCGGTCCGCCTGGGGAAAGGCGCGATTGGCCCAGCGCGGCGCGCCGCCGGGCGCGCGGGCGGCTAGCCATATCTGGAACAGCCGGGTGGTGGAGGGTTCGGCGTTGTATTCGGAGTGGCGGATGCCGGTGCCCGCACTCATCACCTGAACGTCGCCCGCTTCCGTGCGGCCCTTGTTGCCAAGGCTGTCCTCGTGGGTGATCGCGCCTTCGCGCACGAAGGTGACGATCTCGATGTTCTTGTGTGGATGAAGGGGGAAGCCGCTGTGCGGAGCGATGCTGTCGTCGTTCCACACCTTCAAGGCGCCGATGGGGGCGTGTTCGGGCTTGCCGACCCCCGCGAAGGCGAAATGGTGGCGGGCCAGAAGCCAGCCATGAGCGCCACCATCCAACGTGGCAAAGGGACGATGCTCGATCATGTGAACTTCCTTCGAAATCTCGGAAAAGAGGGCGCCCGGTTGGCGGTTGGGGGGGACGGGAACCGGGCGCCCAGTCGGGTCAGGCTATCGGGATCATGAGGTCTTGCTGCGTTTAGACCTGAGCCTGACCGCCATCCGCGAACAGTTCGGCACCGTTCACGAAGCTGGCATCGTCCGAAGCGAGGAACAGCACGGCCTTGCCGATCTCCTCGGCCTCGCCCACGCGGCCCAGCGGGATGCGCGAGGCGAGGTAGTCGAGCAGGCCCTGCTGCGCCTGTGGATCGTCACCGGCCAGCTCGACCAGACCGGGGGTGCGGGTGGCGCCGGGGCTGACGACGTTCACACGGATGCCGGTCTCCTTGAGATCCAGCGCCCAACTGCGCGCCAGATTGCGCACGGCGGCCTTGGAGGCGGAATAGATGCTGAAGGCGGCGGTGCCCTCGGTGCCGGCCGTCGAACCGGTCAGGATGATCGAGCCGCCCTGGCCCATCAGCGGCAACGCCTTCTGCACGGTGAAGACTACGGCCTTCACATTCCGGTCGAAGGTGTCGTCGACCTGCTCCTCGGTGATCTGACCCAAGGGCAGCATGGTGCCGCCGCCCGCATTGGTGAAGAGCACATCGATGCGCCCGGCCTGCGCCTTGACCTGCTCATAGAGGCTGTCGAGATCGGCCATGCTGGAGCTGTCGGCCTGAATGCCGGTGACGTCGCCACCGATTTCGGCGACCGCCTTGTCGAGCACATCGCGGCGGCGGCCGGTGATGAACACCTTGGCGCCCTGCGCCACGAAGATCTTGGCAGTGGCGAGGCCGATGCCCGAAGTGGCACCGGTGATGACGGCAACCTTGCCGCTGAGACGATTGGACATGAGACTTCTCCTTGAGGGGATAGAGGGATCAGTTGCGGATGGTGCGGAAAGCCTTGCGCAGTTCCTCGGAGAAGAGCTGCGGCTGTTCGAAGGCAGCGAAATGGCCGCCGCGATCAACCTCGTTCCAGTAGAAGAGGTTGGGCCAATGGGCCTGGGCCCAGGCCTTGGGCGCGCGGTAGATTTCATGCGGGAAGATGGTGGCGCTCATGGGCAGTTCGATACGCCCGGCGTCGAAGCCGCCGCCGTTTCGGGCGTTTTCCCAATAGATCCGGGCCGAGGACGCGGCGGTGTCGGTGAACCAGTAGAGCGAGATGTTGTCGAGCATGTGCCCGATGCTCAGCGCGTCTTCGGGATTGCCGTGATTGTCGGTCCAGGCCTGGAATTTCTCATAGATCCATGTCGCCTGACCCACCGGCGAGTCCGCAAGGCCATAGGCAACCGTCTGGGGCCGCGTTGCCTGTTCGACGAAATAGCCGATGAGATCGCTGCCGAAGCGCCCGGCGGCCTCAATGGCGGCCTTTTCCTCGGGCGTGGGGTTGTCGGGCAGCTTGGCGGGGAAGACCAGCGGCCAGTTGACATGTGCGGCCACCAGCCCCTCGGGCCGCACATGGCCCAGCGCATGGGTGACGCCCGAGCCCCAGTCGCCACCCTGAGCCACCCATTTGGTGTAGCCCAGACGCTTCATCAGAACGCCCCAGGCCTGCGCGGTGCGCACCACGTTCCAGCCGGTGCCGGTCGGCTTGTCGGAGAAGCCGAAGCCGGGCTGCGAAGGGATCACCACATGGAAGGCGTCCTCCGCCTTACCGCCATGGGCTTCTGGGTCGGTCAGCGGGCCGATGACATCGAGGAACTCGACGAAGGAGCCCGGCCAGCCGTGGGTCAGGATGATCGGCAGGGCGTTGGCATGCTTGGAGCGGATGTGCAGGAAATGGATGCCAAGGCCGTCGATCTCGGTGCGGAACTGAGGAATGGCATTGATCCGGCGCTCGAAGGC is part of the Novosphingobium sp. genome and encodes:
- a CDS encoding pirin family protein produces the protein MIEHRPFATLDGGAHGWLLARHHFAFAGVGKPEHAPIGALKVWNDDSIAPHSGFPLHPHKNIEIVTFVREGAITHEDSLGNKGRTEAGDVQVMSAGTGIRHSEYNAEPSTTRLFQIWLAARAPGGAPRWANRAFPQADRSGRFVTLASGTSRADALSINAEADVLGATMHAGEIITHDLAFRPQAYLVPTTGKILVNGVELMPRDGAAIHHETQLTITAIEDTQVVLVTLY
- a CDS encoding SDR family oxidoreductase, with amino-acid sequence MSNRLSGKVAVITGATSGIGLATAKIFVAQGAKVFITGRRRDVLDKAVAEIGGDVTGIQADSSSMADLDSLYEQVKAQAGRIDVLFTNAGGGTMLPLGQITEEQVDDTFDRNVKAVVFTVQKALPLMGQGGSIILTGSTAGTEGTAAFSIYSASKAAVRNLARSWALDLKETGIRVNVVSPGATRTPGLVELAGDDPQAQQGLLDYLASRIPLGRVGEAEEIGKAVLFLASDDASFVNGAELFADGGQAQV
- a CDS encoding zinc-binding dehydrogenase, producing the protein MRSVLYRRHGDPAEVLETVDVEDPARPAPGEVLVRVTQRPVHYGDLLGIAGRYRSGGDLSVPEGGNRVGFEGFGLIEEAGEGVDLAPGTRVAFFPGRAAWSEHALVSADFVTAIPDTISDEIAAQLHVNPLTTALLRRAVIRAGVQPGNDVVVLTAAGSAVAKLVIATLGRMGIDAIGVVRSDSGAAELSALVPGLPVISTQSEGWQERLTAVAANRPIKAVLDPVGGDLASQMVTLLASGGSLISYGDLSGEPIAVPALFFSTRNITIFGVTVGSWASLPKAQRIEDLELALQLAADHPSLFPVAARYDLADARQAAAHVERPGKAGVVLLTSP
- a CDS encoding MFS transporter; amino-acid sequence: MATPLPHTHPNRGWLAVMAIAIGTFVMVTSEFLPIGLLGAMAKDLSVSTGHAGLMVTIPGMVAALAAPALILSVGRLDRRWLLLVLTGLIVLADLTVAFATDLGTVLLGRVMLGLALGGFWAFSAAVGRRLVEADKGHRAVALILGGISVGTVAGVPLGTMVGEMAGWREAFSAAAGLGVLVLLAQAVLLPKLRGEGSASFADLLALLALPAARTGYAASALIAAAHFAAYTYFEPLLATAGWKGGASLTALLAAYGIAGVLGTWAGERLASTRLLPGFIAVALTVAGSIALVGLGARHDWAVVLGMVSWGAAFGALPVCVQIWIHQAAPERFESGSALMVTVFQLAVAAGALIGGQWVDHVGLGAAFATGTVLALAAALVLMAFALSRHRRPAMAAP
- a CDS encoding catalase family peroxidase; amino-acid sequence: MTQATSQKTLLPPLLPMALIGAIVLAIAGAFAWAAGLIGPHRQSGGDIANALESNAGGPHAGYRRAHAKGLCLAGSFTANGAGSALSSASLFQPGTYPVIGRFSLAGGNPLAGDGRNVFHAIGLSLTAPDGQEWRMAMDHTPIFPVADPQSFQELQIASTPDPKTGKPDPTKMKPYLAKHPETKAFQDYIMKAPLPASFATATYYSINAFRFTDVAGTTRFVRWQIVPESTGPDLDKSKLASLPRDALFQEMVARTAKGPSRWHLQLVVANPGDVTDKATVQWTGAHRVVDAGVLTVSAVRPEENGQCRDLNFDPTILPRGIAISDDPLLPARSKTYSTSFTRRAGEHPGPSAIGQDMHK
- a CDS encoding epoxide hydrolase, giving the protein MIETPAPLSRRAALGASAPLAALASAAGGLIATQVSAQGLALPAASDAITPFRVNVPQVAIDDLKLRLSMTRLPEHETGSDWSQGVPLAKTQALIAYWRDHYDWRAFERRINAIPQFRTEIDGLGIHFLHIRSKHANALPIILTHGWPGSFVEFLDVIGPLTDPEAHGGKAEDAFHVVIPSQPGFGFSDKPTGTGWNVVRTAQAWGVLMKRLGYTKWVAQGGDWGSGVTHALGHVRPEGLVAAHVNWPLVFPAKLPDNPTPEEKAAIEAAGRFGSDLIGYFVEQATRPQTVAYGLADSPVGQATWIYEKFQAWTDNHGNPEDALSIGHMLDNISLYWFTDTAASSARIYWENARNGGGFDAGRIELPMSATIFPHEIYRAPKAWAQAHWPNLFYWNEVDRGGHFAAFEQPQLFSEELRKAFRTIRN